AATCCATGTGACTTTACTACTAACGATATTACCTTAACACCAGATGCAGCCTTTTTAGCGGCAGACTGTGATGGAGACGGTGTAACAAACGGCGATGAACTGACCCCACCGGATGGTGAGAGTGCGACAGATCCAAATGATCCATGTGACTTTATTACTAACGATATTACCTTAACACCAGATGCAGCCTTTTTAGCGGCAGACTGTGATGGAGACGGTGTGACTAACGGCGATGAACTGACCCCACCAGATGGAGAGAGTGAAACAGACCCAAATGAGCCATGTGATTTCATTACTAGCGATATCACCTTAACACCAGATGCAGCCTTTTTAGCGGCAGACTGTGATGGAGACGGTGTAACAAACGGAGATGAACTGACCCCACCAGATGGCGAGAGTGCAACAGACCCAAATGAGCCATGTGATTTCATTACTAGCGATATCACCTTAACACCAGATGCAGCCTTTTTAGCGGCAGACTGTGATGGAGACGGTGTGACTAACGGCGATGAGTTAACGCCACCAGATGGCGAGAGTGCAACAGACCCAAATGAGCCATGTGATTTCATTACTAGCGATATCACCTTAACACCAGATGCAGTGTTTTTAGCGGCAGACTGTGATGGAGACGGTGTAACAAACGGAGATGAATTAACTCCACCAGGCGGAGGAACACCAACGGACCCATTAGACCCATGTTCATACAGGCCAACAGATATCACCGTAGCAGTAACGACAACAGCTAATTGTATTGGAGCACTGGAAGTAACCAAACTGGCCGATGATTCCGACACAGGATTAGGTGATACCATTACGTATACCATCGAGGTAGAAAACACTGGAAATGTAACCATAACCAACATAACATTGGTAGATACATTTACAGATATAAACGGTAATCCTCTGATATTAACAGAAGGGCCGGTATTTGATGACGCTGATCTAGGTAGTGTTGAAGGGACCTTATTAGTAGGAGAGATAGCAACCTACACAGCAACTTTTGAAATTAGCCAACTGGCGATCAATGCAGGAGGTTTAATCAATAGTGCAGAGGTCTCAGGAATCACTCCAAGTTTTGAAACCATAAGCGATGTAAGTGATGATGGTGATGATGTTGATGGCAATACAGAGGATGATCCTACAGAGACGGAATTAGGTTGTTTAATAGTGATTAATGAATTCTCACCAAACGGAGACGGTGTTAATGAATTCTTAGTGATAAACTGTATCACTAACTATCCGAATAACAGATTAGAGATTTATAATCGCTGGGGAAATATCGTCTATAAAAAGAACAATTATGATAATGACTTTGACGGGACCTCAAATGGTAGATCAACAATAAACGGCACAGAAAAGTTACCAGTAGGTACGTACTACTACGTATTAGACTTAGGAGACGGATCCAAGCCAAAAGTAGGTTGGTTATACATAAATAGATAAAATAGAAAACAAATAACTAAAGAAATTAAAAATGATAAAACAATCATCATTAACGAAAAGCTTAATTTTAGTAGTGTTTGCATTACTATTATCTATGGAGCTAAGCGCACAACAAGACCCACAATACACACAATACATGTATAATACAATGAGTGTAAACTCAGCTTATGCAGGTCAGCGAGACGTTTTAAGTATTACAGGTTTATATCGCACCCAATGGGTTGGTATCGAGGGTGCTCCAAAGACGATCACCTTTGGAGCCCATTCTCCATTAAGAAACAAGCGTTTGGGATTGGGATTAAACCTAGTAAGTGATAAATTAGGTCCATCGAGTGAAACCAATGTGGATGTTAATTTCTCATATACAATCCCTATAGATGAAATAAGAGGTACAGAACTATCATTTGGATTAAAAGGAGGCTTTCATTTACTAGACACAGATTGGAGCAAAGGCGTATTTCAATACCCGGACCGAGTTTTTAATGACAATCTAAATTTGTTTTCGCCAACCATAGGTGCCGGTTTATATTTACATTCAGAACAATGGTATTTAGGAATGTCTGTCCCGAACTTTTTTACAACAGAACATTATGATGGTGTACAAGAATCCATAGCCACCGAACGCTTACACTATTTTTTAATAGGAGGTTATGTATTTGATGTGAGTGAAAACACAAAGTTAAAACCAGCTGTTTTAGTAAAAGGTGTATCAGGAGCTCCACTAATAGCAGACTTATCGATAAATGCCTTATTTCATGAAAAACTAACCCTGGGTTTAGGCTATAGATGGGATGATTCCATTAGTGGCTTAGCAGGGTTTCAAATAAGCGACGACCTTTTTATAGGATACGCCTACGATTTAACGACCACAGATTTGAATAGTTATAATAGTGGTTCACATGAAATCATGTTAAGATTTGAATTGCAACGAATAGGAAGAATATTATCACCAAGATTCTTCTAAAAAGCCAAAGGCCATGAAAAAAAGAATATTCATACTACCGTTATTAACATTACTATTAGTTAATGTAGCCTTTTCTCAAAAAGGTATAACCAAACGAGCAAAGAAGACATACAATAATCTGTCTTATGTAAAAACGACAGAGCAATTATTAGCAGCAGCAGAGTCAGGTAATAAATCACCACGGTTATTAGAAAGTTTAGCAAATTCCTTTTACTATAATAGTAAAATGGAAGCCGCTTCAAAATGGTATGGCGAATTAATAGATTTAAAAGAAGAAAACTTAGATCCTGAAAATTACTTTAGATACTCACAAGCCTTAAAAGGGATAGGTGATTACGATAAAGCCGATAAAGTACTAAGAGAATTTATAGCTTTAAAACCAGAAGATACCAGAAGTAAATTGTTTAAATCAGATTATTTAAAAACAATAGATAAGCGCTCTGATAATTTTGAGATGAATAATTTAGAAATCAATACAGAATTTTCAGATTTTGGAACCTCCGTTTACCAAGACCATTTAGTTTTTGCATCCTCAAGAGGAGAGAATGAGGATCTATATAATTGGAATGAACAACCCTTTTTAGATATCTATGAGTTAAAAACTGATGACACAGCATCAGAAATAAAGGGATCAGTAAATACGAAGTATCACGAATCATCAACAACCTTTACCAAAGATGGTAAAACCGTATACTTTACAAGAAACAATTACTACAAAGGAGAATTTAAGAAGAATTCAAAAAGACTCCACGGGCTAAAAGTATATAAAGCAACATTAAAAGAAGGCTTATGGACAAATATAGAACCCTTATCCTTTAATAGTGATGACTACAATGTAGCTCACCCAGCACTGAGTGTAGATGAGACTAAGTTGTATTTTTCATCAGATATGGAAGGTACCCTGGGTGCCTCAGATATCTATGTAGTAGAGATAAAAGAAGACGGAAGCTATGGTGAACCAAAAAATCTGGGTTCAAAAATAAACACAGAAGGCAGAGAAAATTTTCCTTATATAAGTGATAAAGGAACACTTTATTTTTCATCCGATGGCCATCCAGGATTGGGAGGCTTAGATGTATTTGCATTTAAAAATATAGGTAACATAAGCAACTCAAATAATAAAGTAATTAATGTTGGGAAACCAATCAATAGTCAAAAAGATGATTTTGAGTATATTATAAACGAAGAAACGCTAAATGGTTATCTTTCGTCAAATAGAGAAGGGGGAAAGGGTGATGATGATATTTATAAATTTACAAGAAACCCATATCAGCAATACATAACAGGTAAGGTATTAGATAAGAAGACCGATCAAATTATAGCAGATGCAGATGTGGTGATTTATAACCATGCAAATGAGGCAGTAAAGACTTTAAAGTCAGATACAAACGGAGCATTTAGTTTGAAATTATCAGGAAGCCATAGTGAGTATAAATCACAGGCAACAAAAGTTAATTATAAAGAAGGCATTCAGTCTTTTAATATCGATACAGAAGAACTAGAATTAAAATTAGTCATAAAACTAGCACCAAATGAAGTAGATTTATTTAAAGTACTAAATTTAAAAGCTATCTATTTTGATTATGATAAATCAGATATAAGGCCAGAAGCCGAAATAGAATTAGCGAAGGTTATAAATTACCTTAAAGAGTTTCCGGAAACAAAGGTAGATGTAAGGTCACATACGGATTCCAGAGGATCCAAAAGATATAATCTCGCATTATCCAATAGAAGAAATAAATCTACGATAGACTACCTTATAAAAGGAGGGATAAATGCCAGTAGATTAACAGGAAAAGGATATGGAAAAACGGAGCTTATAAATAAATGTTCAAAAGGTGTTAAATGTAGCGAAGAAGAACATCAAGCCAATAGAAGAAGTGAGTTTATATTGGTTATAGACTAGACTTAGCGCATAACACATAAAAAAGGCATTCATAATAATTTATGGATGCTTTTTTATTTTATAGCTAAGCTTTAACTTAAAATTCTAATTATACCAAATAAACCTCAAAATGACACGCATAATTCGTTTCTTTTTTACTTATACTTCTTCAAAAAACAGAACCATAACTTTGGCTATGCTTAGATTTTTTGACTTATCTAAGCAAAAAATAATTCAAATTATTTATGAGTCATTTTGAAATTCAATTGGTATTAGAATATGTTTTTTAATATTTACTTGGTATTTTTGCTATTCTATGGAAGAAGAGAAAGTAATTCTTGTTAATGATAGAAATGAGCAAATTGGATTGATGCCAAAAATGGAAGCTCATGAAAAAGCTTTGTTGCATCGCGCATTTTCAGTTTTTATTTTTAATAATAAAAATGAATTAATGCTACAACAACGGGCTTTAGGAAAATACCATTCTCCAGGACTTTGGACCAATACTTGTTGCAGTCATCAACGTGATGGAGAAACTAATATTGAGGCAGGAAAAAGACGTTTGAAAGAAGAAATGGGATTTGTAGTAGACTTACAGGAATCGATTTCATTTATTTATAAAGCGCCATTTGATAATGGGTTAACCGAGCATGAGTACGATCATGTTTTACTGGGTAATTATAATAATGAACCCATTATTAATCCAGATGAAGTAGCAGATTGGAAATGGATGCCTTTAGAAGAAGTTAAGGCAGATATTTTGCTTCAACCGGACTTGTATACAGCATGGTTTAAGGTGATTTTTGATAAATTCTACGAACATATAAACATTTCCAAATGAGAGTAACTGTTAGTAGAAAGGCACATTTTAATGCAGCACACCGTTTGTATAGAAAAGATTGGAGTTTTGAGAAAAATGACACTATTTT
The Flavivirga spongiicola genome window above contains:
- a CDS encoding OmpA family protein is translated as MKKRIFILPLLTLLLVNVAFSQKGITKRAKKTYNNLSYVKTTEQLLAAAESGNKSPRLLESLANSFYYNSKMEAASKWYGELIDLKEENLDPENYFRYSQALKGIGDYDKADKVLREFIALKPEDTRSKLFKSDYLKTIDKRSDNFEMNNLEINTEFSDFGTSVYQDHLVFASSRGENEDLYNWNEQPFLDIYELKTDDTASEIKGSVNTKYHESSTTFTKDGKTVYFTRNNYYKGEFKKNSKRLHGLKVYKATLKEGLWTNIEPLSFNSDDYNVAHPALSVDETKLYFSSDMEGTLGASDIYVVEIKEDGSYGEPKNLGSKINTEGRENFPYISDKGTLYFSSDGHPGLGGLDVFAFKNIGNISNSNNKVINVGKPINSQKDDFEYIINEETLNGYLSSNREGGKGDDDIYKFTRNPYQQYITGKVLDKKTDQIIADADVVIYNHANEAVKTLKSDTNGAFSLKLSGSHSEYKSQATKVNYKEGIQSFNIDTEELELKLVIKLAPNEVDLFKVLNLKAIYFDYDKSDIRPEAEIELAKVINYLKEFPETKVDVRSHTDSRGSKRYNLALSNRRNKSTIDYLIKGGINASRLTGKGYGKTELINKCSKGVKCSEEEHQANRRSEFILVID
- a CDS encoding PorP/SprF family type IX secretion system membrane protein, encoding MIKQSSLTKSLILVVFALLLSMELSAQQDPQYTQYMYNTMSVNSAYAGQRDVLSITGLYRTQWVGIEGAPKTITFGAHSPLRNKRLGLGLNLVSDKLGPSSETNVDVNFSYTIPIDEIRGTELSFGLKGGFHLLDTDWSKGVFQYPDRVFNDNLNLFSPTIGAGLYLHSEQWYLGMSVPNFFTTEHYDGVQESIATERLHYFLIGGYVFDVSENTKLKPAVLVKGVSGAPLIADLSINALFHEKLTLGLGYRWDDSISGLAGFQISDDLFIGYAYDLTTTDLNSYNSGSHEIMLRFELQRIGRILSPRFF
- a CDS encoding T9SS type B sorting domain-containing protein is translated as MTNGDELTPPDGESATDPNNPCDFTTNDITLTPDAAFLAADCDGDGVTNGDELTPPDGESATDPNDPCDFITNDITLTPDAAFLAADCDGDGVTNGDELTPPDGESETDPNEPCDFITSDITLTPDAAFLAADCDGDGVTNGDELTPPDGESATDPNEPCDFITSDITLTPDAAFLAADCDGDGVTNGDELTPPDGESATDPNEPCDFITSDITLTPDAVFLAADCDGDGVTNGDELTPPGGGTPTDPLDPCSYRPTDITVAVTTTANCIGALEVTKLADDSDTGLGDTITYTIEVENTGNVTITNITLVDTFTDINGNPLILTEGPVFDDADLGSVEGTLLVGEIATYTATFEISQLAINAGGLINSAEVSGITPSFETISDVSDDGDDVDGNTEDDPTETELGCLIVINEFSPNGDGVNEFLVINCITNYPNNRLEIYNRWGNIVYKKNNYDNDFDGTSNGRSTINGTEKLPVGTYYYVLDLGDGSKPKVGWLYINR
- the idi gene encoding isopentenyl-diphosphate Delta-isomerase, giving the protein MEEEKVILVNDRNEQIGLMPKMEAHEKALLHRAFSVFIFNNKNELMLQQRALGKYHSPGLWTNTCCSHQRDGETNIEAGKRRLKEEMGFVVDLQESISFIYKAPFDNGLTEHEYDHVLLGNYNNEPIINPDEVADWKWMPLEEVKADILLQPDLYTAWFKVIFDKFYEHINISK